A single genomic interval of Carettochelys insculpta isolate YL-2023 chromosome 28, ASM3395843v1, whole genome shotgun sequence harbors:
- the MED24 gene encoding mediator of RNA polymerase II transcription subunit 24 isoform X1 — MKVVNLKQAILQAWKERWSDYQWAINMKKFFPKGATWDILNLAEALLEQAMIGPSPNPLILSYLKYAISSQMVSYSTVLTAISKFDDFSRDLCVQSLLEIMDMFCDRLSCHGKAEECIGLCRALMSALNWMLRCAAFYTEKFKELLDQAAAENQLKMCLERLQKIVRSTKNRALIHIGKLEETASWSAIEQSLVKLGEHLSSLSNPQLRSQADECISLIKSIATMLSVHAEQLNKTGFPTVHAVVLLEGTMNLTGETQPLVEQLMMVKRMQRIPSPLFVLEIWKACFVGLIESPEGTEELKWTAFTFLKIPQVLVKLKKYPQGEKDFTEDVNCAFEFLLKLTPLLDKADQRCNCDCTSLLLQECSKQGLLSEANMTNLVAKRTADREHAPRLKSAENANIQPNPGLILRAEPTVTNILKTMDADHSKSPEGLLGVLGHMLSGKSLDLLLAAAAATGKLKSFARKFIKLNEFTKHISGEGSKAASVRALLFDISFLMLCHVAQTYGSEVILSESSPAGEVPFFETWMQTCMPEEGKILNPDHPCFRPDSTKVESLVALLNSSSEMKLVQMKWHEACLSISAAILEILNAWENGVLTFESIQKITDNIKGKVCSMAVCAVAWLVAHVRMLGLDERDKSLQMIRQLATSLQSENTLQFYNERVVIMSSILEHMCADVLQQTATQIRFPSTGTDPIPYWNLLPPKKPIKEVLTSVFTRVLEKGWVDSRSIHIFDTLLHMGGVYWFCNNLVKELLKETRKEHTLRAVELLYAIFCLDMQQLTLSLLGHILPSLLTDSSKWHTLMDPPGKALAKLSVWCALSSYSSHNKGQASARQRKRHREDIEDYISLFPLDDTQPSKLMRLLSSNEEDANVLSSPTDRSMSSSLSASQLHTVSMRDPLNRVLANLFLLMSSILGAKTAGTHTQFVQWFMEECVDCLEQGSRGSILQFMPFTMVSELVKVSTMSSPKIVLAITDLSLPLGRRVAAKAIAAL, encoded by the exons ATGAAGGTTGTGAATCTAAAACAGGCCATTCTCCAGGCCTGGAAAGAGCGGTGGAGTGATTACCAGTGGGCCATAAACATGAAGAAATTCTTCCCCAAAGGAGCCACGTGGGACATACTTAATTTGgcag AAGCTCTTCTTGAACAGGCCATGATCGGCCCATCACCCAACCCACTGATCTTGTCCTACCTGAAATATGCCATCAGTTCCCAG ATGGTGTCTTACTCCACTGTCCTGACGGCCATCAGTAAG TTCGATGACTTCTCCCGAGATCTCTGCGTCCAGTCGCTGCTAGAGATCATGGATATGTTCTGCGATCGGCTCAG CTGCCATGGCAAAGCGGAGGAGTGCATTGGCCTCTGCCGAGCCCTGATGAGCGCCCTCAACTGGATGCTGCGCTGTGCAGCCTTCTATACGGAGAAGTTCAAAGAGCTGCTGGACCAGGCGGCTGCCGAGAACCAGCTGAAGATGTGCCTGGAGCGGCTGCAGAAGATCGTGCGCAGCACCAAAAACCGGGCCCTGATTCACATCGGCAAGCTGGAGGAGACGG CTTCGTGGAGCGCCATAGAGCAGTCCCTGGTCAAACTGGGCGAGCATCTGAGCAGCCTCAGCAACCCCCAGCTGCGCAGCCAGGCTGACGAGTGCATCTCCCTGATCAAGAG CATAGCCACCATGCTCTCCGTCCACGCCGAGCAGCTGAACAAAACCGGCTTCCCCACTGTGCATGCCgtggtgctgctggagggcaCCATGAACCTCACGGGCGAGACCCAGCCTCTTGTGGAGCAGCTGATGATGGTGAAGCGGATGCAG CGCATCCCTTCGCCGCTCTTTGTGCTGGAGATCTGGAAAGCTTGCTTCGTGGGCCTGATCGAGTCCCCCGAGGGCACAGAGGAGCTGAAATGGACGGCCTTCACCTTCCTTAAG ATCCCTCAGGTTCTGGTGAAACTAAAGAAGTACCCCCAGGGAGAGAAG GATTTCACCGAGGACGTGAATTGTGCCTTTGAGTTCCTGCTGAAGCTCACCCCTCTGCTGGACAAAGCTGATCAGCGATGCAA CTGTGACTGCACCAGTCTGCTCTTGCAGGAGTGTAGCAAACAGGGGCTGCTGTCGGAGGCCAACATGACCAACCTGGTGGCCAAACG gACGGCTGACAGGGAGCACGCGCCGCGCTTGAAATCAGCAGAGAATGCCAACATCCAGCCCAACCCGGGCCTGATCCTGAGGGCCGAACCCACTGTCACCAACATCCTCAAG ACCATGGATGCAGATCACTCCAAATCCCCTGAGGGCCTGCTGGGCGTCTTGGGCCACATGCTGTCTGGGAAGAGCCTGGACCTGCTGTTGGCAGCTGCGGCCGCAACGGGGAAGCTGAAGTCGTTTGCTCGGAAGTTCATCAA gCTGAATGAATTTACCAAGCACATCAGTGGAGAAGGCT CCAAAGCAGCTTCAGTCAGGGCCTTGCTGTTTGACATCTCCTTCCTCATGCTGTGCCATGTGGCTCAGACCTACGGCTCTGAG GTGATCCTCTCGGAGTCCAGCCCGGCGGGCGAGGTGCCGTTCTTCGAGACCTGGATGCAGACCTGCATGCCGGAGGAGGGCAAAATCCTCAACCCAGATCACCCCTGCTTCCGGCCCGACTCTACCAAGGTGGAGTCGCTGGTGGCTCTGCTGAACAGCTCCTCGGAAATGAAGCTGGT GCAGATGAAGTGGCACGAGGCATGTCTGAGCATCTCGGCAGCCATCCTGGAGATCCTCAATGCGTGGGAGAACGGAGTGCTGACTTTCGAGTCGATTCAG AAAATCACGGATAACATCAAGGGGAAGGTGTGCAGCATGGCCGTGTGCGCTGTGGCTTGGCTGGTGGCCCACGTCCGCATGCTGGGCTTGGACGAGCGAGACAAGTCGCTGCAGATGATTCGCCAGCTGGCCACGTCCCTGCAAAGCGAGAACACGCTGCAGTTCTACAATGAGcg GGTGGTGATCATGagctccatcctggagcacatgTGTGCGGACGTCCTGCAGCAGACGGCCACGCAGATCCGCTTCCCCTCCACGGGGACGGACCCCATCCCCTACTGGAACCTGCTGCCTCCCAAGAAGCCCATCAAAGAGGTGCTGACCAGCGTGTTCACCCGGGTGCTGGAGAAGGGCTGGGTGGACAGTCGCTCCATTCACATCTTTGACACGCTGCTGCACATGGGGGGCGTCTACTGGTTCTGCAACAACCTGGTCAAG GAGCTGCTGAAGGAGACCCGCAAGGAGCACACGCTGAGGGCGGTGGAGCTGCTCTACGCCATCTTCTGCCTGGACATGCAGCAGCTGACGTTATCTCTGCTGGGTCACATCCTGCCCAGCCTGCTCACCGATTCCTCCAAGTGGCACACCCTGATGGACCCACCTGGCAAGGCCCTTGCCAA GCTGTCTGTGTGGTGCGCTCTGAGCTCCTACTCCTCCCACAACAAGGGCCAGGCATCAGCCCGGCAGAGGAAGAGGCACCGAGAGGACATTGAG gattaCATCAGCCTGTTCCCATTGGATGACACCCAGCCCTCCAAGCTCATGCGCCTGCTGAGCTCCAACGAGGAGGATGCCAATGTTCTCTCCAGCCCTA CCGATCGTTCGATGAGCAGCTCACTGTCTGCCTCCCAGCTTCACACCGTCAGCATGAGGGACCCTCTCAACAGAGTCCTGG ccaacCTCTTCCTGCTGATGTCTTCCATCCTGGGAGCCAAGACAGCCGGCACGCACACCCAGTTCGTGCAGTGGTTCATGGAGGAGTGCGTGGACTGCTTGGAGCAGGGTAGCCGGGGCAGCATCCTGCAGTTCATGCCCTTCACCATG
- the MED24 gene encoding mediator of RNA polymerase II transcription subunit 24 isoform X2, with protein sequence MKVVNLKQAILQAWKERWSDYQWAINMKKFFPKGATWDILNLAEALLEQAMIGPSPNPLILSYLKYAISSQMVSYSTVLTAISKFDDFSRDLCVQSLLEIMDMFCDRLSCHGKAEECIGLCRALMSALNWMLRCAAFYTEKFKELLDQAAAENQLKMCLERLQKIVRSTKNRALIHIGKLEETASWSAIEQSLVKLGEHLSSLSNPQLRSQADECISLIKSIATMLSVHAEQLNKTGFPTVHAVVLLEGTMNLTGETQPLVEQLMMVKRMQRIPSPLFVLEIWKACFVGLIESPEGTEELKWTAFTFLKDFTEDVNCAFEFLLKLTPLLDKADQRCNCDCTSLLLQECSKQGLLSEANMTNLVAKRTADREHAPRLKSAENANIQPNPGLILRAEPTVTNILKTMDADHSKSPEGLLGVLGHMLSGKSLDLLLAAAAATGKLKSFARKFIKLNEFTKHISGEGSKAASVRALLFDISFLMLCHVAQTYGSEVILSESSPAGEVPFFETWMQTCMPEEGKILNPDHPCFRPDSTKVESLVALLNSSSEMKLVQMKWHEACLSISAAILEILNAWENGVLTFESIQKITDNIKGKVCSMAVCAVAWLVAHVRMLGLDERDKSLQMIRQLATSLQSENTLQFYNERVVIMSSILEHMCADVLQQTATQIRFPSTGTDPIPYWNLLPPKKPIKEVLTSVFTRVLEKGWVDSRSIHIFDTLLHMGGVYWFCNNLVKELLKETRKEHTLRAVELLYAIFCLDMQQLTLSLLGHILPSLLTDSSKWHTLMDPPGKALAKLSVWCALSSYSSHNKGQASARQRKRHREDIEDYISLFPLDDTQPSKLMRLLSSNEEDANVLSSPTDRSMSSSLSASQLHTVSMRDPLNRVLANLFLLMSSILGAKTAGTHTQFVQWFMEECVDCLEQGSRGSILQFMPFTMVSELVKVSTMSSPKIVLAITDLSLPLGRRVAAKAIAAL encoded by the exons ATGAAGGTTGTGAATCTAAAACAGGCCATTCTCCAGGCCTGGAAAGAGCGGTGGAGTGATTACCAGTGGGCCATAAACATGAAGAAATTCTTCCCCAAAGGAGCCACGTGGGACATACTTAATTTGgcag AAGCTCTTCTTGAACAGGCCATGATCGGCCCATCACCCAACCCACTGATCTTGTCCTACCTGAAATATGCCATCAGTTCCCAG ATGGTGTCTTACTCCACTGTCCTGACGGCCATCAGTAAG TTCGATGACTTCTCCCGAGATCTCTGCGTCCAGTCGCTGCTAGAGATCATGGATATGTTCTGCGATCGGCTCAG CTGCCATGGCAAAGCGGAGGAGTGCATTGGCCTCTGCCGAGCCCTGATGAGCGCCCTCAACTGGATGCTGCGCTGTGCAGCCTTCTATACGGAGAAGTTCAAAGAGCTGCTGGACCAGGCGGCTGCCGAGAACCAGCTGAAGATGTGCCTGGAGCGGCTGCAGAAGATCGTGCGCAGCACCAAAAACCGGGCCCTGATTCACATCGGCAAGCTGGAGGAGACGG CTTCGTGGAGCGCCATAGAGCAGTCCCTGGTCAAACTGGGCGAGCATCTGAGCAGCCTCAGCAACCCCCAGCTGCGCAGCCAGGCTGACGAGTGCATCTCCCTGATCAAGAG CATAGCCACCATGCTCTCCGTCCACGCCGAGCAGCTGAACAAAACCGGCTTCCCCACTGTGCATGCCgtggtgctgctggagggcaCCATGAACCTCACGGGCGAGACCCAGCCTCTTGTGGAGCAGCTGATGATGGTGAAGCGGATGCAG CGCATCCCTTCGCCGCTCTTTGTGCTGGAGATCTGGAAAGCTTGCTTCGTGGGCCTGATCGAGTCCCCCGAGGGCACAGAGGAGCTGAAATGGACGGCCTTCACCTTCCTTAAG GATTTCACCGAGGACGTGAATTGTGCCTTTGAGTTCCTGCTGAAGCTCACCCCTCTGCTGGACAAAGCTGATCAGCGATGCAA CTGTGACTGCACCAGTCTGCTCTTGCAGGAGTGTAGCAAACAGGGGCTGCTGTCGGAGGCCAACATGACCAACCTGGTGGCCAAACG gACGGCTGACAGGGAGCACGCGCCGCGCTTGAAATCAGCAGAGAATGCCAACATCCAGCCCAACCCGGGCCTGATCCTGAGGGCCGAACCCACTGTCACCAACATCCTCAAG ACCATGGATGCAGATCACTCCAAATCCCCTGAGGGCCTGCTGGGCGTCTTGGGCCACATGCTGTCTGGGAAGAGCCTGGACCTGCTGTTGGCAGCTGCGGCCGCAACGGGGAAGCTGAAGTCGTTTGCTCGGAAGTTCATCAA gCTGAATGAATTTACCAAGCACATCAGTGGAGAAGGCT CCAAAGCAGCTTCAGTCAGGGCCTTGCTGTTTGACATCTCCTTCCTCATGCTGTGCCATGTGGCTCAGACCTACGGCTCTGAG GTGATCCTCTCGGAGTCCAGCCCGGCGGGCGAGGTGCCGTTCTTCGAGACCTGGATGCAGACCTGCATGCCGGAGGAGGGCAAAATCCTCAACCCAGATCACCCCTGCTTCCGGCCCGACTCTACCAAGGTGGAGTCGCTGGTGGCTCTGCTGAACAGCTCCTCGGAAATGAAGCTGGT GCAGATGAAGTGGCACGAGGCATGTCTGAGCATCTCGGCAGCCATCCTGGAGATCCTCAATGCGTGGGAGAACGGAGTGCTGACTTTCGAGTCGATTCAG AAAATCACGGATAACATCAAGGGGAAGGTGTGCAGCATGGCCGTGTGCGCTGTGGCTTGGCTGGTGGCCCACGTCCGCATGCTGGGCTTGGACGAGCGAGACAAGTCGCTGCAGATGATTCGCCAGCTGGCCACGTCCCTGCAAAGCGAGAACACGCTGCAGTTCTACAATGAGcg GGTGGTGATCATGagctccatcctggagcacatgTGTGCGGACGTCCTGCAGCAGACGGCCACGCAGATCCGCTTCCCCTCCACGGGGACGGACCCCATCCCCTACTGGAACCTGCTGCCTCCCAAGAAGCCCATCAAAGAGGTGCTGACCAGCGTGTTCACCCGGGTGCTGGAGAAGGGCTGGGTGGACAGTCGCTCCATTCACATCTTTGACACGCTGCTGCACATGGGGGGCGTCTACTGGTTCTGCAACAACCTGGTCAAG GAGCTGCTGAAGGAGACCCGCAAGGAGCACACGCTGAGGGCGGTGGAGCTGCTCTACGCCATCTTCTGCCTGGACATGCAGCAGCTGACGTTATCTCTGCTGGGTCACATCCTGCCCAGCCTGCTCACCGATTCCTCCAAGTGGCACACCCTGATGGACCCACCTGGCAAGGCCCTTGCCAA GCTGTCTGTGTGGTGCGCTCTGAGCTCCTACTCCTCCCACAACAAGGGCCAGGCATCAGCCCGGCAGAGGAAGAGGCACCGAGAGGACATTGAG gattaCATCAGCCTGTTCCCATTGGATGACACCCAGCCCTCCAAGCTCATGCGCCTGCTGAGCTCCAACGAGGAGGATGCCAATGTTCTCTCCAGCCCTA CCGATCGTTCGATGAGCAGCTCACTGTCTGCCTCCCAGCTTCACACCGTCAGCATGAGGGACCCTCTCAACAGAGTCCTGG ccaacCTCTTCCTGCTGATGTCTTCCATCCTGGGAGCCAAGACAGCCGGCACGCACACCCAGTTCGTGCAGTGGTTCATGGAGGAGTGCGTGGACTGCTTGGAGCAGGGTAGCCGGGGCAGCATCCTGCAGTTCATGCCCTTCACCATG